Proteins from a genomic interval of Ignavibacteriota bacterium:
- a CDS encoding isocitrate/isopropylmalate dehydrogenase family protein yields MRTIVSMPGDGIGKTVLPESIRLLEAAGFKANYVHGDIGWEFWQKEGNALPQRTIDLLQEHKIGLFGAITSKPKDAADAELDPSLKGKGFVYFSPIVGLRQHFDLDICIRPCQSFKGNPLNFIRKDGKGGFEEPIVDTVIFRQNTEGMYGGIEWTNPPKQVRDALETHPKMKNFKEVPSEEIAISTRIVTKKYTERIIRAGFEYAKKFGYKNVTICEKPNVLRETSGMFMKLGKQIAKEYPGIELWDTNIDAQMMWLTKNPENYGVIVSENMFGDIISDGFAGLVGGLGFACSANLGEEVAVFEPTHGSAPKYQELNPSIVNPIAMFLSACMMLDYIGEKEIADKIRKAIAEVIKEGKVKTYDMMKLRGGADVFGKGACTTQEMTNEIINKL; encoded by the coding sequence ATGAGAACAATTGTATCAATGCCTGGAGACGGAATTGGTAAAACAGTTTTACCAGAATCAATTAGATTATTGGAAGCGGCAGGTTTTAAAGCAAATTATGTTCATGGTGATATTGGTTGGGAATTTTGGCAAAAGGAAGGAAATGCTCTTCCCCAGCGAACTATAGATTTATTGCAGGAACACAAAATCGGATTATTCGGCGCAATAACAAGTAAACCAAAAGACGCTGCCGATGCTGAACTTGATCCTTCGCTTAAAGGAAAAGGTTTTGTTTATTTCAGTCCTATTGTTGGTCTTCGTCAACATTTTGATTTGGATATTTGTATTCGTCCATGCCAATCGTTTAAAGGAAATCCGCTTAACTTTATTCGGAAAGACGGCAAAGGTGGTTTTGAAGAACCGATTGTTGATACTGTTATTTTCCGTCAAAATACAGAAGGAATGTATGGCGGTATTGAATGGACAAATCCTCCAAAACAAGTTAGAGACGCACTTGAAACTCATCCTAAAATGAAGAATTTTAAAGAAGTACCCAGTGAAGAGATAGCGATTTCAACTAGAATAGTTACTAAAAAATATACCGAAAGAATTATAAGAGCCGGTTTTGAATATGCAAAAAAATTCGGTTATAAAAATGTTACTATTTGTGAAAAACCAAATGTTTTAAGAGAAACTTCTGGCATGTTTATGAAGCTGGGAAAACAGATAGCTAAAGAATATCCGGGAATTGAATTATGGGATACAAATATTGACGCTCAAATGATGTGGCTTACAAAAAATCCCGAAAATTATGGAGTAATTGTTTCAGAAAATATGTTTGGTGATATTATAAGTGATGGTTTTGCAGGATTAGTCGGTGGCTTAGGTTTTGCTTGTTCTGCCAACCTTGGAGAAGAAGTCGCAGTTTTTGAGCCGACTCATGGTTCTGCTCCTAAATATCAAGAATTAAATCCTAGTATTGTAAATCCTATAGCAATGTTTTTGAGCGCTTGTATGATGCTTGATTATATTGGAGAAAAAGAAATTGCCGATAAAATTAGAAAAGCAATTGCTGAAGTAATAAAAGAAGGAAAAGTTAAAACATATGATATGATGAAATTACGCGGAGGTGCCGATGTATTTGGTAAAGGAGCATGCACAACGCAAGAAATGACAAATGAAATAATCAACAAGCTATAA
- a CDS encoding HD domain-containing protein: MRDKIKNIWPEIELIKDQEIKEKTYKCWEYAIENSPLEPEDLEKIPFSLLIDNCDITFMNHKRTAVHLSIDIAKRMEENFKMKINWDYLISGAILIDVGKLLEYEIKDGKLGTSRDGKLLRHPFSGVSIADRFGLPFDIQHIIAYHSKEGDLGKRSIESIIVHHADFVSFEPFQDAKRLNV; the protein is encoded by the coding sequence ATGCGCGATAAAATTAAAAATATTTGGCCGGAAATCGAACTTATTAAAGATCAGGAAATAAAAGAAAAAACATATAAATGTTGGGAATATGCAATAGAAAATTCCCCCCTTGAACCGGAAGATCTTGAAAAAATTCCTTTCAGTTTATTGATAGATAATTGTGATATTACATTTATGAATCATAAACGAACAGCTGTACATCTATCGATTGATATTGCAAAACGAATGGAAGAAAATTTTAAAATGAAAATTAATTGGGATTACTTAATATCCGGAGCAATTCTTATTGATGTGGGAAAACTTTTAGAATATGAAATTAAAGATGGGAAATTAGGTACAAGTCGGGATGGTAAATTATTACGTCATCCATTTAGCGGAGTTTCAATTGCAGACCGATTTGGATTGCCTTTTGATATTCAGCATATAATTGCATATCATTCAAAAGAAGGTGACTTGGGAAAAAGAAGTATAGAATCAATAATAGTTCATCATGCTGATTTTGTTAGTTTCGAGCCATTTCAAGATGCTAAAAGATTGAATGTGTAG
- a CDS encoding metallophosphoesterase yields MKNILRKFNFAFFIFHILILTNFINAQTEEFTFVFATDIHIQKERNGDKGFKKAIEEINKLNPDFVVTGGDLVMDALGVSYNRADSLFNLYMETCKELNMPIHNTIGNHDILGWYEKSNIAKTHPEFGKKMFQNRIGKTYYSFVHKGVKFIILDSIEEVPEGNGYFGFINNEQLEWLKTEIAGIDKAMPIIISTHIPLYTMYSQMAIGSMAANDRGLVVENSKSVLDLLKDHNLKLILQGHLHAYENLNLMDRFNIITGGAVCGRWWLGPNEGMEEGFLLVKVKKDKIEAEYFDYDWQIK; encoded by the coding sequence ATGAAAAATATTTTAAGAAAATTTAATTTTGCATTCTTCATTTTTCACATTTTAATTTTAACAAATTTTATAAATGCTCAAACCGAAGAATTTACTTTCGTATTTGCAACGGATATTCATATTCAAAAAGAAAGAAATGGAGATAAGGGATTTAAGAAAGCAATTGAAGAAATAAATAAGCTTAATCCTGACTTTGTTGTTACCGGCGGTGATTTGGTAATGGACGCATTAGGTGTAAGTTATAATAGAGCTGATAGTTTGTTTAATTTATATATGGAAACTTGTAAAGAATTAAATATGCCAATCCATAATACAATTGGAAACCACGATATTTTGGGTTGGTACGAAAAAAGCAATATTGCTAAAACGCATCCGGAATTTGGCAAAAAAATGTTTCAAAATAGAATTGGGAAAACTTATTATTCATTTGTTCACAAAGGCGTAAAATTTATAATTCTTGATTCAATTGAAGAAGTTCCCGAAGGAAATGGATATTTCGGATTTATAAACAATGAACAGCTTGAATGGTTAAAAACTGAAATTGCCGGTATCGATAAAGCTATGCCTATAATAATTTCAACTCATATTCCTCTTTATACTATGTACTCACAAATGGCAATAGGATCAATGGCCGCAAATGATCGCGGACTTGTAGTTGAAAACTCCAAATCTGTATTAGATTTATTAAAGGATCATAATTTAAAATTAATTCTACAAGGACATTTGCACGCATATGAAAATCTTAATTTAATGGATAGATTCAATATTATTACAGGCGGAGCAGTTTGCGGCAGATGGTGGCTTGGACCAAATGAAGGAATGGAAGAAGGATTTCTACTAGTAAAAGTTAAAAAGGACAAAATTGAAGCTGAGTATTTTGATTACGACTGGCAAATAAAATAA
- the citF gene encoding citrate lyase subunit alpha, which translates to MNLVKNAAGRLVPTTVNKRTETPFKGIGKFRPKGYKSKPPIRTCMDYPDDGNKLVSSLEEALKKAGLKDGMTISTHHHLRNGDVLTNQLFDTIKKMGIKNIRWFPSASFPCHQHLIQYLEDGTIHHIEGSMNGPLGKFTTEGKMKGVGVLRSHGGRYQSIQDGEVHIDIAVIAAPTADPFGNATGDQGKSACGLIGFALGDSEYADRVIVVTDNLIPFPCIPWQIQGNNVDFVVKTESLGDPSKIVSGTTEVTKSPDRLLIAEYVAQFLEDAGILKDGFSFQAGAGGTNLAFALFLKEKMKAKSIKARFIRGGSTKYLVEMLEEGLTDYILDGQTFDLEGVRSMHENANHVNTSPFTSYNYHGKGNFASILDAVVLGATEVDLDFNANVVTHSDGYLLHGIGGWQNCLFSKCTILAIPSFRDRIPVIVDKVTTLCGPGELIDVIVTERGIAINPKRKDLIEAVKNTKLPIRTLKEIYNEVNDICGGVPAKPKVNNKKVVAVIKWVDGTILDSVFQIVGN; encoded by the coding sequence ATGAATTTAGTTAAAAACGCTGCCGGCAGATTGGTACCAACAACAGTTAATAAACGTACTGAAACCCCATTTAAGGGAATAGGTAAATTCAGACCAAAAGGATATAAATCCAAACCGCCAATCAGAACATGTATGGATTATCCCGATGATGGAAATAAATTAGTTTCAAGTTTGGAAGAAGCATTAAAAAAAGCTGGACTTAAAGACGGAATGACAATTTCCACACATCATCATTTAAGAAATGGTGATGTTCTTACAAATCAACTTTTTGATACAATTAAAAAAATGGGAATCAAAAATATTAGATGGTTTCCTAGTGCATCATTTCCTTGTCACCAGCATTTGATACAATATTTGGAAGATGGAACAATACATCATATTGAAGGAAGCATGAATGGACCTTTGGGAAAATTTACAACCGAAGGTAAAATGAAAGGTGTAGGAGTTTTGCGCTCACATGGCGGAAGATATCAATCAATTCAAGACGGAGAAGTTCATATTGATATTGCTGTTATTGCCGCCCCAACCGCTGATCCTTTCGGCAACGCGACCGGAGATCAAGGAAAATCTGCATGCGGACTTATAGGATTTGCGCTCGGTGATTCTGAATACGCGGATAGAGTAATTGTTGTAACAGACAACTTAATTCCATTTCCTTGCATACCTTGGCAAATTCAGGGAAACAACGTTGATTTTGTTGTTAAGACTGAATCTTTGGGTGATCCGTCAAAAATTGTTTCCGGTACTACAGAAGTTACAAAAAGTCCCGATAGATTATTAATTGCCGAATATGTTGCACAATTTTTAGAAGATGCAGGTATTTTAAAAGATGGTTTTTCATTTCAAGCCGGCGCGGGCGGGACCAATTTGGCTTTTGCTTTATTCTTAAAAGAAAAAATGAAAGCTAAAAGTATTAAAGCAAGATTTATTAGAGGCGGCAGTACAAAGTACTTAGTTGAAATGTTGGAAGAAGGTTTAACGGATTATATTTTAGACGGTCAAACTTTTGATCTGGAAGGTGTCAGATCGATGCATGAAAACGCAAATCATGTTAACACTTCGCCTTTTACAAGCTATAATTATCATGGTAAAGGAAACTTTGCTTCAATTTTAGATGCGGTTGTTTTGGGTGCTACAGAAGTTGATCTCGATTTCAACGCTAATGTTGTTACTCATTCAGATGGATATTTACTTCACGGCATCGGAGGCTGGCAAAATTGTTTGTTTTCAAAATGTACCATTTTGGCAATTCCATCATTTAGAGATAGAATTCCCGTTATTGTAGATAAAGTTACTACTTTGTGCGGACCTGGAGAATTAATAGATGTAATTGTAACCGAACGCGGTATTGCAATAAATCCTAAAAGAAAAGATTTGATTGAAGCTGTAAAGAATACTAAATTACCAATAAGGACTTTAAAAGAAATTTACAACGAAGTTAATGATATTTGCGGAGGAGTTCCGGCTAAACCAAAGGTAAACAATAAAAAAGTTGTCGCCGTAATTAAATGGGTTGATGGAACAATTTTGGACTCTGTTTTTCAAATAGTCGGTAATTAA
- a CDS encoding MmgE/PrpD family protein — protein sequence MGKSISRILSEYSVGLKYVDLPEDVINEVKRYIYDSIGCAYGAKNTKDVNIIREIYNDIGGKEEATVIGFGEKLPAVNATLINSLMIRALDFNDIYWKDDPSHPSDIIPAAFSVGELVNASMKDVIVAIVLAYEFEQRLCLFAKPGVRERKWHHATLTQFVSPIVAGKLLGLTVDEMVNAIGINGSHNHTIGCPTAGKLTMMKNTVDPMAVQSGVFAALMAKKGFSGTEKVFEGKEGFMDSFIGWNAKEEILNPTEMKGRDGISKWSWDVDALVGNLGKEFKILECGMKAFPTEALTHTHISCAIKVMTEFNLDYKDIEEVRVTAFAQAYDILFDPAKYRPESRETADHSLPYCLAAAIVDKKITTNSFSEEKLKDPKIYEVIDKIKGEPSIEFEKMFPAKQPSKVVIKTKDGKEYSEYLEYPKGNPKEPMTMNDLQNKFSGLSSSWLSENKQNEIKDVIFNCENLSAREFMNKLIV from the coding sequence ATGGGAAAATCCATTTCTCGTATACTATCCGAATATTCTGTCGGATTAAAATATGTAGATTTACCTGAAGATGTTATAAATGAAGTCAAACGATATATATATGATTCAATAGGATGTGCATATGGTGCAAAAAATACAAAAGATGTAAACATTATTAGAGAAATATACAACGATATAGGCGGTAAAGAAGAAGCTACTGTAATTGGCTTTGGCGAAAAATTACCAGCGGTTAATGCAACATTAATTAATTCACTAATGATAAGAGCATTGGATTTTAACGATATTTATTGGAAAGATGATCCATCACATCCATCCGATATTATTCCCGCTGCGTTTTCTGTGGGCGAGCTTGTAAACGCTTCAATGAAAGATGTAATTGTGGCTATTGTTTTAGCTTATGAATTTGAACAAAGATTATGTTTGTTTGCAAAACCGGGGGTTCGCGAACGCAAATGGCACCATGCCACTTTAACACAATTTGTATCACCAATTGTTGCCGGTAAATTATTAGGATTAACCGTTGATGAAATGGTAAACGCAATTGGGATTAACGGTTCGCATAATCATACAATTGGATGTCCTACTGCCGGCAAATTAACAATGATGAAAAATACTGTTGATCCAATGGCTGTGCAGTCAGGAGTTTTTGCGGCACTAATGGCGAAGAAAGGATTTTCGGGAACGGAAAAGGTATTTGAAGGTAAAGAAGGATTTATGGACTCGTTTATTGGGTGGAACGCTAAAGAAGAAATTCTTAATCCTACAGAAATGAAAGGACGAGATGGAATTTCAAAATGGAGTTGGGATGTTGATGCATTAGTAGGAAATTTGGGAAAAGAATTTAAAATTTTAGAATGCGGAATGAAAGCTTTTCCAACTGAAGCTTTAACACACACTCACATATCATGCGCAATAAAAGTAATGACGGAATTTAATTTGGATTATAAAGATATAGAAGAAGTTCGGGTAACCGCTTTTGCACAAGCTTATGATATCCTTTTTGATCCCGCAAAATACAGACCGGAATCCCGTGAAACTGCCGATCATTCTCTTCCCTACTGTTTAGCCGCGGCAATTGTTGATAAAAAGATAACGACAAATTCTTTCAGTGAAGAAAAATTAAAAGATCCAAAAATTTATGAAGTGATCGATAAAATAAAAGGCGAACCTTCCATTGAATTTGAAAAAATGTTTCCGGCAAAACAACCTTCAAAGGTTGTGATAAAAACAAAAGACGGAAAAGAATATTCAGAATATTTAGAATATCCCAAAGGAAATCCAAAAGAACCAATGACAATGAATGATCTTCAAAATAAATTTAGCGGATTATCTTCTTCTTGGTTAAGCGAAAATAAACAAAATGAAATAAAAGATGTTATTTTTAATTGTGAAAATTTATCAGCAAGAGAATTTATGAATAAATTGATTGTTTAA
- a CDS encoding HpcH/HpaI aldolase/citrate lyase family protein: MQKSFAGQRGPKVRSDCYIEIEITDNGGITIELNSKVEVMYGKSIRSLLNDLCIFFKIKNAKILFEDAGALPFTIAARFESAVKRFYPEISAEFLFPINKNNLYSTLKDRLRRSRLYLPGNEPKFYPNAGLHLPDGIILDLEDSVSPSEKDTAQLLVRNTLRTVDFYGAERMVRINQLPKGLDDLKYIVPNNVNVILIPKCESAEHVLEVEKSVDSLKKEFKVKNEIFFMPIIESALGVEKSYEIASASINNCALAVGLEDYTADIGTQRTSDGKESFYARSQILNAAKAAKIQAIDTVFSDVNDMDGLRKSVIEAKQLGFEGKGCIHPRQIKIINESFLPDEKEIEKAKKIVLAFDEAKQNGLGVVSLGSKMIDAPVVKRADKTIKLAVENNLLDKNWKLNEFS; this comes from the coding sequence ATGCAAAAATCATTCGCCGGTCAAAGAGGACCAAAAGTAAGATCAGATTGTTACATTGAAATTGAAATTACCGATAATGGTGGAATTACTATTGAGCTTAACAGCAAAGTTGAAGTCATGTACGGAAAATCTATTAGATCTTTGCTTAATGATTTGTGCATATTTTTTAAAATTAAAAACGCAAAAATTTTATTTGAAGATGCCGGAGCTTTGCCTTTTACAATTGCCGCAAGATTTGAATCTGCGGTAAAAAGATTTTATCCGGAGATTTCCGCCGAATTTCTTTTTCCAATAAATAAAAATAATCTTTATTCAACACTAAAAGACAGGTTAAGAAGAAGCAGATTGTATTTGCCCGGAAACGAACCTAAATTTTACCCGAATGCCGGATTACATTTACCTGACGGAATTATTTTAGATTTGGAAGACAGCGTTTCTCCTTCTGAAAAAGATACTGCCCAGTTGCTTGTAAGAAACACGTTGCGCACGGTTGATTTTTACGGTGCTGAAAGAATGGTGAGGATTAATCAATTACCCAAAGGTTTGGATGATCTAAAATACATTGTTCCAAATAATGTTAATGTAATTTTAATTCCAAAATGCGAATCTGCGGAACATGTGCTGGAAGTTGAAAAATCAGTTGACTCGCTTAAAAAAGAATTTAAAGTGAAAAATGAAATATTTTTTATGCCCATAATTGAAAGTGCTTTGGGCGTTGAAAAATCATATGAAATAGCTTCCGCTTCAATAAATAATTGCGCTTTAGCTGTCGGATTGGAAGATTATACAGCTGATATCGGCACTCAGCGGACAAGTGATGGTAAAGAAAGTTTTTATGCAAGAAGTCAAATTTTAAACGCGGCAAAAGCAGCTAAAATTCAAGCGATAGATACTGTTTTTTCTGATGTAAATGATATGGATGGATTACGGAAAAGTGTTATAGAAGCAAAGCAGTTAGGGTTCGAAGGAAAAGGCTGCATACATCCGCGGCAAATAAAAATTATTAATGAATCTTTCTTACCGGATGAAAAAGAAATTGAGAAAGCTAAAAAAATTGTTTTGGCATTTGATGAAGCTAAACAAAATGGCTTGGGAGTTGTGTCATTGGGCAGTAAAATGATTGATGCTCCGGTTGTTAAACGTGCCGATAAAACAATTAAACTTGCGGTAGAAAATAATTTGTTAGATAAAAATTGGAAATTAAATGAATTTAGTTAA
- a CDS encoding four helix bundle protein yields the protein MSRLNHNKLEVYIKSSELVKLVYQLTNFFSNSELYGLTSQIRRSAISVISNLSEVASRKSELDRKRFYEISRSSFVELDTQIEIAFSLGFINPILKN from the coding sequence ATGTCGAGGCTTAATCACAATAAACTTGAAGTTTATATAAAATCCAGTGAGTTGGTAAAATTAGTTTATCAGCTCACTAATTTTTTCTCGAATTCAGAATTGTATGGTTTAACTTCACAAATAAGAAGATCAGCTATATCCGTTATTTCAAATTTATCTGAAGTTGCTTCGAGAAAATCAGAACTTGATAGAAAAAGATTTTATGAAATTTCCCGTTCATCTTTTGTTGAATTAGATACTCAAATTGAAATTGCATTTTCACTTGGATTTATAAATCCGATTCTGAAGAATTAA
- the lysF gene encoding homoaconitase, whose amino-acid sequence MNQNLIEKIVQKFAVGLEENQKVQSGDILSIKPAYVMTHDNTGAVIPKFKSIGATKLSNPRQVVHTLDHNIQDKTEANLEKYKKIEDFSKSVGADFYPAGRGIGHQIMCEEGYAWPGTVVVASDSHSNMYGGLGVLGTPVVRTDAAGIWATGKTWWEIPTIAKVELKGKLNKGVVGKDLIIALCGYFNNDEVLNFIIEFSGDGIKELNIDQRLTIANMTTEWGALGGVFPIDEVTIKWLENRAEFIKKRGLAGVTSDIDGNGEHPRLNKIKIDELKSQMPDLKPDSNAYYAKELIIDLSTIQPMVSGPNSVKVMNSTSVLSEKNVEIHKAYLVSCVNSRLDDISEAANILKNKKIAEGVKFYIAAASSEVQAESEKRGDWQALIAAGAIPLPPGCGPCIGLGTGLLEDGEVGISATNRNFKGRMGSANAQAYLASPAVVAYSALKGKIDFEWNDQKEIKAEIKTNKPKTREAVKVKIIEGFPEKIEGNLLFCYQDNLNTDGIYPGKYTYVDDFKPEDQALVAMENYDPEFQQIAKIGDILVGGYNFGTGSSREQAATALKYRGIQLVIVGSASQTYKRNALNNGYLVIEIPELVDELKNKFGQKKLTVNTGIVSQIDFVNSELCFNNKNYSFAPIGTAAQELVVTGGLENWIKKNL is encoded by the coding sequence ATGAATCAAAATCTAATTGAAAAAATAGTTCAAAAATTTGCAGTTGGATTGGAAGAAAATCAAAAAGTACAAAGTGGCGATATACTTTCCATAAAACCGGCTTACGTAATGACACACGATAACACCGGAGCTGTAATTCCAAAATTTAAATCAATAGGTGCGACAAAACTATCAAATCCTCGACAAGTGGTTCATACTCTTGATCATAATATCCAAGACAAAACAGAAGCAAATTTGGAAAAATATAAAAAGATAGAAGATTTTTCTAAATCTGTCGGTGCCGATTTTTATCCGGCCGGACGTGGAATTGGTCATCAAATTATGTGCGAAGAAGGATATGCTTGGCCTGGAACAGTTGTGGTCGCTTCCGATAGCCATTCGAATATGTACGGCGGACTTGGAGTTTTAGGAACGCCTGTTGTGCGTACAGATGCTGCCGGAATTTGGGCAACGGGAAAAACATGGTGGGAAATTCCTACTATTGCAAAAGTTGAACTTAAAGGAAAACTAAATAAAGGTGTTGTAGGCAAAGATCTTATTATCGCGCTTTGCGGATATTTCAATAACGATGAAGTACTTAATTTTATTATTGAATTTAGCGGTGATGGCATAAAAGAATTAAATATTGATCAGCGTTTAACTATTGCAAATATGACAACTGAATGGGGCGCGCTTGGCGGTGTATTCCCTATTGATGAAGTTACAATAAAATGGCTGGAAAATAGAGCAGAGTTTATAAAAAAACGCGGATTAGCCGGTGTAACTTCTGATATAGATGGGAACGGTGAACATCCAAGATTAAACAAAATAAAAATTGATGAATTAAAATCGCAAATGCCTGATTTAAAACCAGATTCAAACGCTTATTACGCAAAAGAACTAATTATTGATTTGAGCACAATTCAGCCAATGGTTTCCGGTCCTAATTCCGTTAAAGTAATGAATTCAACTTCAGTACTAAGCGAGAAAAATGTTGAAATTCATAAAGCATATTTGGTCTCATGTGTTAACAGCAGGTTAGATGATATTTCCGAAGCCGCTAATATTTTAAAAAATAAAAAAATTGCGGAAGGAGTAAAATTCTATATTGCAGCAGCATCAAGTGAAGTTCAAGCAGAAAGCGAAAAACGAGGTGATTGGCAAGCGCTGATTGCAGCCGGAGCAATCCCACTTCCACCAGGTTGCGGACCATGCATTGGCTTGGGAACAGGATTGCTTGAAGATGGTGAAGTTGGAATTTCAGCAACAAATAGAAATTTTAAAGGACGTATGGGTTCGGCAAATGCGCAAGCTTATTTAGCCTCACCGGCTGTAGTTGCTTATTCTGCGCTCAAAGGCAAAATAGATTTTGAATGGAATGATCAAAAAGAAATAAAAGCCGAAATTAAAACAAATAAACCCAAAACTCGTGAAGCGGTAAAAGTTAAAATCATTGAAGGGTTTCCTGAAAAAATTGAAGGCAATTTGCTGTTTTGCTATCAGGATAATTTAAATACAGATGGAATTTATCCAGGCAAATATACATATGTTGATGATTTCAAGCCTGAAGATCAAGCTTTAGTTGCGATGGAAAATTATGATCCCGAATTCCAGCAAATCGCGAAAATTGGGGATATACTTGTCGGCGGATATAATTTTGGAACCGGAAGTTCTCGTGAACAAGCCGCGACAGCTCTTAAATATAGAGGAATTCAATTGGTAATTGTTGGTTCCGCAAGTCAGACTTATAAACGAAACGCATTGAATAACGGATATCTTGTAATTGAAATTCCAGAGTTGGTCGATGAATTAAAAAATAAATTCGGACAAAAAAAATTGACCGTTAATACCGGCATTGTTAGTCAAATAGATTTTGTTAATTCAGAATTGTGTTTTAATAATAAAAATTATTCATTCGCGCCAATTGGAACCGCCGCGCAAGAATTAGTTGTTACCGGCGGATTAGAAAATTGGATTAAGAAAAATTTATAA